The Stigmatella ashevillena genomic sequence CTGGGCTCCAGCGTCGTGCCCGCCAAGAAGGGCGAGACCACCAAGTTCGAGGCCTATTACGCCCACGAGGAGCCGCTCGCGCAGGCTCCTTCCCACCGCATCCTGGCGCTGCTTCGGGGCGAGGCCGAGGAGGTGCTCCGGGTGAAGCTCTCGTTCCCGGGGGACGAGGTGAAGGGGATGCTCACCTCCCGCGTGGTGACGAAGCCGCAAGCCCTCTTCGCCCAGGAGCTGCGCGCGGCGGCGGAGGATGCCTGGGAGCGGCTGCTGGAGCCCTCCTTGGAGTCCGAGCTGCGCGCGGAGCTGAAAGAGCGCGCGGACCGGCAGGCCATCGGTGTGTTCGGCGAGAACCTGCGCCACCTGCTCTTGGCGCCTCCGGCCGGTACCCGGCCCGTGGTGGCGTTGGATCCCGGGCTGCGCACCGGCGTGAAGCTGGTGATGCTGGACGACACCGGGACGGTGGTGGAGACGGCCACGCTCTACACGGAGCGTTCGCCCGATGAGCGCGCCCGCGCCGCCAGGCAGTTCGCCGCGGTGGTGCAGAAGCACCACCCCGAGCTGATCGCCGTGGGCAATGGCACCGGTAGCCGCGAGGCGGAGGGCTTCGTGCGGGAGGTGTTGCAGCAGCTCGGCGCGAAGGTGCCCGTCGTGTCCGTGAGCGAGCAGGGCGCCTCCGTGTATTCCGCCTCCGAGGTGGCCCGAGAGGAGTTCCCGCATCTGGATGTGTCCCTGCGCGGGGCGGTGTCCATCGGACGCAGGCTTCAGGACCCGCTCGCGGAGCTGGTGAAGATCGATCCGAAGAGCATCGGGGTGGGCCAGTACCAGCACGATGTGGAACAGGGCTGGCTCAAGAAGAAGCTGGGCGAGGTGGTGGACTCCTGCGTGAATGCGGTGGGCGTGGACGTGAACACCGCGTCTCCGCAGCTGCTGGAGCACGTGTCCGGGGTGGGGCCCTCGCTGGCGAAGAAGCTGGTGGCCCACCGGAGCCAGAAGGGGGCGTTCTCCACGCGGCGCGAGCTGCTCAAGGTGAGCGGCTTGGGACCGAAGACGTTCGAGCAGGCTGCGGGCTTCCTGCGCGTCCGGGGAGCCGAGCCGCTCGATGCGAGCGCGGTCCACCCCGAGCGCTACCCCGTGGTGGAGCGCATGGCGAAGGACCTGGGCGTGGAGGTGGAGGCGCTGGTGGGCAACGGGGCGCTGGTGAAGAAGATCGACCCGAAGCGCTACCTGGGGGGAGACCTCGGCGAGATGACGCTCCAGGACATCCTCTCCGAGCTGGAGAAGCCCAGCCGAGACCCTCGGGGCGACTTCACCACGCTC encodes the following:
- a CDS encoding Tex family protein — its product is MHAYAIELSRELGLRPEQVDKTLALQDEGATVPFIARYRKEATGGLDEVQIQTILDRAAERSEFDARRETILRTIEGQGKLTPELTQALQKARTRAELEDLYLPYKPKRRTRAAIARERGLEPLAEVLWKQEGRRGEDIQAKVRPFVSAEKGVPDVAAALAGARDICAERVAEDAALRRTAREVCASRGRLGSSVVPAKKGETTKFEAYYAHEEPLAQAPSHRILALLRGEAEEVLRVKLSFPGDEVKGMLTSRVVTKPQALFAQELRAAAEDAWERLLEPSLESELRAELKERADRQAIGVFGENLRHLLLAPPAGTRPVVALDPGLRTGVKLVMLDDTGTVVETATLYTERSPDERARAARQFAAVVQKHHPELIAVGNGTGSREAEGFVREVLQQLGAKVPVVSVSEQGASVYSASEVAREEFPHLDVSLRGAVSIGRRLQDPLAELVKIDPKSIGVGQYQHDVEQGWLKKKLGEVVDSCVNAVGVDVNTASPQLLEHVSGVGPSLAKKLVAHRSQKGAFSTRRELLKVSGLGPKTFEQAAGFLRVRGAEPLDASAVHPERYPVVERMAKDLGVEVEALVGNGALVKKIDPKRYLGGDLGEMTLQDILSELEKPSRDPRGDFTTLALRDDLKTLEDVKEGMVLQGVVTNVTAFGAFVDVGVHQDGLVHVSQLSTRFVKDPSEVAKVGDRLTVKVLSVDLVRKRLALSVRAVQEGGAASPSAPRPSGRPPGGGPQAPAGGRDASSRRPSEDRPPKVEKKGPEPFNNPFRNIKR